One region of Aeromicrobium sp. Sec7.5 genomic DNA includes:
- the cimA gene encoding citramalate synthase → MTAAPDPHAPDPTFHVYDTTMRDGAQQEGLNLSVQDKMHIARHLDDLGVGYIEGGWPGSNPKDTEFFALAAKELELQHATLAAFGATRRAGAVAGDDPLVAALRESGASVVTLVAKSHDRHVELALRTTLEENLAMVRDTVSHLRAEGQRVFVDLEHFFDGYLANRAYALEVVGAATEAGAEVAVLCDTNGGMLPHQVTDVVGDVLAATGARLGIHAHNDTGCAVANSMAAVLAGVTHVQGCLNGYGERTGNADLVTCVANLELKLGRPVLPAGRLAEATRIAHAVSEITNYPPLARQPYTGVSSFAHKAGLHASAIRVDPDLYQHIDPALVGNDMRLLVSEMAGRATIELKGRELGFDLTDDPARLARLTDRVKELEQSGYTFEAADASFELLLVEEVEGARPRYFDIESWRVIAESSGLREGALAEATVKIVAGGQRLAVIGEGNGPVNALDHALRLAIEQVYPDVVQFHLTDFRVRILDQGHGTDAVTRVLIETSDGKDSWVTVGVGANMIEASWIALTDALTYGLRAHGVAPAGS, encoded by the coding sequence ATGACCGCCGCACCCGACCCCCACGCTCCCGATCCCACCTTCCACGTCTACGACACGACGATGCGCGACGGCGCCCAGCAGGAGGGTCTCAACCTCTCCGTGCAGGACAAGATGCACATCGCGCGGCACCTGGACGACCTCGGCGTGGGCTACATCGAGGGCGGTTGGCCGGGATCGAACCCCAAGGACACCGAGTTCTTCGCGCTGGCGGCCAAGGAGCTCGAGCTGCAGCACGCGACGCTCGCCGCGTTCGGGGCCACGCGTCGAGCCGGAGCGGTGGCGGGTGACGACCCGCTCGTGGCGGCACTGCGGGAGTCCGGCGCCTCGGTCGTGACCCTGGTGGCGAAGAGCCACGACCGCCACGTGGAGCTGGCCCTGCGCACGACCCTCGAGGAGAACCTCGCGATGGTGCGCGACACGGTCTCGCACCTGCGGGCGGAGGGGCAGCGGGTCTTCGTCGACCTCGAGCACTTCTTCGACGGCTACCTCGCCAACCGCGCCTACGCCCTGGAGGTCGTCGGCGCCGCCACGGAGGCCGGCGCCGAGGTCGCCGTGCTGTGCGACACCAACGGCGGCATGCTGCCGCACCAGGTCACCGACGTGGTCGGCGACGTGCTGGCCGCGACGGGCGCCCGGCTGGGCATCCACGCGCACAACGACACCGGCTGCGCGGTCGCCAACTCGATGGCGGCGGTCCTCGCGGGAGTCACGCACGTGCAGGGCTGCCTGAACGGGTACGGGGAGCGCACGGGCAACGCCGACCTCGTGACGTGCGTCGCCAATCTCGAGCTCAAGCTCGGGCGACCGGTGCTGCCGGCGGGCCGGCTCGCGGAGGCGACGCGCATCGCGCACGCCGTCTCCGAGATCACCAACTATCCGCCGCTCGCCCGCCAGCCGTACACCGGCGTCTCGTCGTTCGCGCACAAGGCGGGCCTGCACGCCAGCGCGATCCGTGTCGACCCCGACCTGTACCAGCACATCGACCCGGCCCTGGTCGGCAACGACATGCGACTGCTGGTCTCGGAGATGGCCGGACGCGCGACGATCGAGCTCAAGGGACGCGAGCTGGGGTTCGACCTCACCGACGACCCCGCGCGGCTCGCGCGGCTGACCGACCGCGTCAAGGAGCTCGAGCAGTCCGGCTACACCTTCGAGGCGGCGGACGCCTCGTTCGAGCTGCTGCTGGTCGAGGAGGTCGAGGGAGCCCGGCCGCGCTACTTCGACATCGAGTCCTGGCGGGTCATCGCCGAGTCGAGTGGGCTGCGCGAGGGCGCGCTGGCGGAGGCCACCGTCAAGATCGTCGCCGGAGGCCAGCGGCTGGCGGTGATCGGTGAGGGCAACGGCCCCGTCAACGCCCTCGACCACGCCCTGCGCCTGGCGATCGAGCAGGTGTACCCGGACGTCGTGCAGTTCCACCTGACCGACTTCCGCGTCCGGATCCTCGACCAGGGTCACGGCACCGACGCCGTCACGCGGGTGCTCATCGAGACCTCCGACGGCAAGGACTCCTGGGTCACGGTCGGCGTCGGCGCCAACATGATCGAGGCCTCCTGGATCGCCCTCACGGACGCCCTGACCTACGGTCTGCGGGCGCACGGAGTGGCCCCTGCGGGTTCGTGA
- a CDS encoding 3-isopropylmalate dehydrogenase codes for MTQTYNLAIVPGDGIGPEVTGQALQVLDQVASGHGLAFARTEYDLGARRWHATGETLPDGVLEEIRGQDAILLGAVGDPSVPSGVLERGLLLKLRFELDHYVNLRPSKLFPGVPTPLAGHVTDRGDIDFVVVREGTEGPYVGNGGAIRVGTPQEVATEVSLNTAFGVERVVRDAFARAQARPRRKLTLVHKNNVLVHAGHLWSRTVDAVATEFPEVTVDYLHVDAATIFLATDPSRFDVIVTDNLFGDILTDLAAAITGGIGLAASGNVNPDRSSPSMFEPVHGSAPDIAGQSKADPTAAILSAGLLLEHLGHPAAAAEITAAVEADIAARSGAGTAARSTQEVGEAIGSLLAAGVSVG; via the coding sequence ATGACGCAGACCTACAACCTCGCGATCGTTCCCGGCGACGGCATCGGCCCGGAGGTCACCGGCCAGGCCCTCCAGGTCCTCGACCAGGTGGCCTCCGGGCACGGCCTCGCCTTCGCCCGCACCGAGTACGACCTCGGGGCGCGGCGGTGGCACGCGACGGGCGAGACCCTGCCCGACGGCGTCCTGGAGGAGATCCGTGGCCAGGACGCCATCCTCCTGGGCGCGGTCGGCGACCCGAGCGTGCCGTCGGGCGTGCTCGAGCGGGGCCTACTGCTCAAGCTGCGCTTCGAGCTCGACCACTACGTCAACCTGCGCCCCTCGAAGCTGTTCCCGGGCGTCCCGACGCCGCTCGCCGGCCATGTCACCGACCGGGGCGACATCGACTTCGTGGTCGTCCGGGAGGGCACCGAGGGCCCGTACGTCGGCAACGGCGGCGCCATTCGCGTGGGCACCCCGCAGGAGGTCGCCACCGAGGTGAGCCTGAACACGGCCTTCGGCGTGGAGCGGGTCGTGCGCGACGCGTTCGCGCGGGCCCAGGCCCGCCCCCGCCGCAAGCTCACGCTCGTGCACAAGAACAACGTGCTCGTGCACGCGGGCCACCTCTGGAGCCGCACGGTCGACGCCGTCGCGACGGAGTTCCCGGAGGTCACGGTCGACTACCTGCACGTCGACGCCGCCACGATCTTCCTGGCCACCGACCCGTCACGCTTCGACGTGATCGTCACCGACAACCTGTTCGGCGACATCCTGACCGACCTCGCGGCTGCCATCACCGGTGGCATCGGCCTCGCGGCCAGCGGCAACGTCAACCCCGACCGCAGCTCGCCGAGCATGTTCGAGCCGGTCCACGGCTCGGCCCCGGACATCGCCGGTCAGAGCAAGGCCGACCCGACCGCCGCGATCCTGTCCGCCGGGCTGCTCCTGGAGCACCTCGGGCACCCGGCTGCAGCCGCCGAGATCACGGCCGCCGTCGAGGCCGACATCGCCGCCCGCTCGGGCGCCGGCACGGCCGCGCGTTCCACGCAGGAGGTGGGGGAGGCCATCGGTTCGCTGCTGGCCGCGGGCGTATCGGTGGGCTGA
- a CDS encoding metal ABC transporter ATP-binding protein, with protein sequence MSQGDRAVLEARGVTVDLGGRPVLSGVDLVVGRGEVVAVLGANGSGKSTLVRAVIGLVPRRTGEVSLFGTPIAQFRDRARLGYVPQRSVSAAGVPATVREVVLSGRLARRRLVGPARRADREAADRAIDLVGLTDLRRRPVTELSGGQHQRTLIARALASEPDLLVMDEPLAGVDAASGQGLARTVADLVAAGTAVLLVEHDLGPLTDVVDRAVVIDHGQVVYDGPPQSAPAEHVHHHPHTGEPGRIEPLPHEGVL encoded by the coding sequence GTGAGCCAGGGCGACCGTGCCGTGCTCGAGGCGCGCGGTGTCACGGTCGACCTCGGCGGCCGGCCCGTGCTGTCAGGGGTCGACCTCGTCGTCGGCCGGGGCGAGGTGGTCGCCGTGCTCGGCGCCAACGGCTCCGGCAAGTCCACGCTGGTGCGGGCCGTCATCGGCCTGGTGCCCCGCCGAACGGGCGAGGTCAGCCTCTTCGGCACCCCCATCGCGCAGTTCCGCGACCGCGCCCGCCTGGGGTACGTGCCCCAGCGCAGCGTCAGCGCAGCCGGGGTGCCGGCCACGGTGCGCGAGGTCGTGCTCAGCGGACGCCTCGCCCGGCGCCGACTCGTCGGTCCCGCGCGGCGCGCCGACCGTGAGGCCGCCGACCGCGCCATCGACCTCGTCGGGCTCACCGACCTGCGCCGGCGGCCCGTCACGGAGCTCTCCGGCGGTCAGCACCAACGCACCCTGATCGCCCGGGCCCTGGCCTCCGAGCCGGACCTGTTGGTCATGGACGAACCCCTGGCCGGGGTCGACGCCGCCAGCGGCCAGGGCCTCGCGCGCACCGTGGCTGATCTCGTCGCGGCGGGCACCGCCGTGCTGCTGGTGGAGCACGACCTCGGCCCCTTGACGGACGTCGTCGACCGGGCCGTCGTGATCGATCACGGCCAGGTCGTCTACGACGGCCCCCCGCAGTCGGCACCCGCCGAGCACGTCCACCACCACCCCCACACCGGCGAGCCCGGTCGGATCGAGCCGCTGCCGCACGAGGGGGTGCTCTGA
- a CDS encoding aspartate ammonia-lyase, with amino-acid sequence MTHITPEAPVTRLEHDLIGERHVPAEVYWGVHTLRALENFPITGIPISESPYLVEALASVKEAAALANHQLGLLDDARFEAIRDACEEIRAGQWHDQFVVDVIQGGAGTSTNMNANEVIANRALEIMGHARGDHHVLHPNEHVNLSQSTNDVYPTAVKISIILAARDLLAAMARLEESFARKALEFHDVLKMGRTQLQDAVPMTLGQEFGTYAQMLTEDRARLSEAVALLHEINLGATAIGTMLNAPVGYVEIACSHLRVITDLPLETAVDLIEATQDCGAFVQVSGTLKRVAVKLGKICNDLRLLSSGPRAGFGEINLPAVQAGSSIMPGKVNPVIPEVVNQVAFQIIGHDVTVSMAAEAGQLQLNAFEPVICFSLAAGISRLEQAIEVLAERCVDGITANVGHLRAEVERSIGLVTALNPFIGYEAATLVAKEALATGRGVAELVLEKGLLPPEQLQRILRPETLANLGPKPPVR; translated from the coding sequence ATGACGCACATCACACCTGAGGCACCGGTGACGCGACTCGAGCACGACCTGATCGGGGAGCGTCACGTGCCGGCGGAGGTCTACTGGGGCGTGCACACCCTGCGCGCCCTCGAGAACTTTCCCATCACCGGCATCCCGATCTCCGAGAGCCCCTACCTGGTCGAGGCGCTGGCCTCGGTCAAGGAGGCCGCCGCGCTCGCCAACCACCAGCTCGGGCTGCTCGACGACGCCCGGTTCGAGGCGATCCGCGATGCCTGCGAGGAGATCCGGGCCGGCCAGTGGCACGACCAGTTCGTGGTCGACGTGATCCAGGGCGGTGCGGGGACCTCGACCAACATGAACGCCAACGAGGTCATCGCGAACCGCGCCCTCGAGATCATGGGCCACGCCCGGGGCGACCACCACGTCCTGCACCCCAACGAGCACGTCAACCTGAGTCAGTCGACCAACGACGTGTACCCGACGGCCGTCAAGATCTCGATCATCCTGGCCGCACGCGACTTGCTCGCCGCGATGGCGCGGCTGGAGGAGTCCTTCGCCCGCAAGGCGCTGGAGTTCCACGACGTGCTCAAGATGGGCCGAACCCAGCTGCAGGATGCCGTCCCGATGACCCTCGGTCAGGAGTTCGGCACGTACGCGCAGATGCTGACCGAGGACCGCGCGCGGCTGTCGGAGGCCGTGGCCCTGCTGCACGAGATCAACCTCGGCGCCACGGCGATCGGCACGATGTTGAACGCACCGGTGGGCTACGTCGAGATCGCGTGCTCCCACCTGCGCGTCATCACCGACCTGCCGCTCGAGACGGCAGTCGACCTGATCGAGGCGACGCAGGACTGCGGGGCGTTCGTGCAGGTGTCCGGCACCCTCAAGCGGGTCGCGGTCAAGCTCGGGAAGATCTGCAACGACCTGCGCCTGCTGTCGTCGGGACCGCGAGCCGGGTTCGGCGAGATCAACCTGCCGGCCGTCCAGGCGGGATCGAGCATCATGCCGGGCAAGGTCAATCCCGTGATCCCCGAGGTCGTGAACCAGGTGGCCTTCCAGATCATCGGCCACGACGTGACGGTGTCGATGGCGGCCGAGGCCGGGCAGCTGCAGCTCAACGCGTTCGAGCCGGTGATCTGCTTCTCGCTGGCCGCCGGCATCTCCCGGCTCGAGCAGGCCATCGAGGTGCTCGCCGAGCGGTGCGTCGACGGCATCACGGCGAACGTGGGGCACCTGCGTGCCGAGGTCGAGCGGTCGATCGGCCTCGTGACGGCGCTCAACCCCTTCATCGGCTACGAGGCCGCGACGCTCGTGGCCAAGGAGGCGCTGGCGACGGGGCGCGGTGTCGCGGAGCTGGTCCTCGAGAAGGGTCTGCTCCCGCCCGAGCAGCTCCAGCGGATCCTGCGGCCCGAGACGCTGGCGAACCTGGGCCCGAAGCCGCCGGTCAGGTGA
- a CDS encoding GNAT family N-acetyltransferase, producing the protein MPSLHLTDGRSLTGAEVHAIWTIRDLVFNVEQRCEDADPDAVDLEPTTTHLWYADNGGITSYLRTYVTADGVRHVGRVCTRRDARGAGLSGSLLREVLDRWGHARIDLGAQAYLHDWYAGFGFVQDGEPYVDAGIDHVPMTRVPR; encoded by the coding sequence GTGCCGAGCCTCCACCTCACCGACGGCAGGTCACTGACCGGTGCCGAGGTGCACGCGATCTGGACCATCCGCGACCTCGTCTTCAACGTCGAGCAGCGCTGCGAGGACGCCGACCCCGACGCGGTCGACCTCGAGCCGACCACGACACACCTCTGGTACGCCGACAACGGAGGCATCACGAGCTACCTGCGCACCTACGTCACCGCCGACGGGGTGCGCCACGTGGGTCGCGTGTGCACCCGGCGCGACGCCCGCGGCGCCGGGCTGTCGGGCAGCCTCCTGCGCGAGGTGCTGGACCGCTGGGGCCACGCCAGGATCGATCTGGGCGCGCAGGCCTACCTGCACGACTGGTACGCCGGCTTCGGTTTCGTCCAGGACGGTGAGCCCTACGTCGACGCCGGCATCGACCACGTGCCGATGACCCGCGTCCCCCGCTGA
- a CDS encoding Fur family transcriptional regulator → MVSTPRNTRQRRAVAAILEDLDGFASAQEIHDLLRHRGESVGLSTVYRNLQALSDSAEIDALRNDDGETLYRQCSTGHHHHLVCRACGRTVEVAGPTVERWADSIAAEHGFVDVAHTLEIFGTCGDCPR, encoded by the coding sequence ATGGTCAGCACCCCCCGCAACACCCGTCAGCGTCGCGCCGTCGCCGCGATCCTGGAGGACCTCGACGGCTTCGCGAGTGCTCAGGAGATCCATGATCTGCTGCGCCACCGCGGCGAGTCGGTCGGCCTGTCGACCGTCTACCGCAACCTGCAGGCCCTGAGCGACTCCGCCGAGATCGACGCGCTTCGCAACGACGACGGCGAGACCCTCTACCGGCAGTGCAGCACGGGTCACCACCACCACTTGGTGTGCCGTGCGTGCGGGCGCACGGTCGAGGTCGCCGGCCCCACGGTCGAGCGCTGGGCCGACTCGATCGCCGCCGAGCACGGCTTCGTCGACGTCGCCCACACCCTCGAGATCTTCGGGACCTGCGGCGACTGCCCCCGGTGA
- a CDS encoding branched-chain amino acid aminotransferase translates to MTTPSSSTGPFASTFTSNSAARTDAERSAVLADPGFGNHFTDHMFLAEWTPDAGWQDGRVVPYGPLLLDPATAVLHYAQEIFEGLKAYAHADGSVWGFRPEANAARLARSAHRLALPELPEDWFLGSIRELVTADRAWVPTGEERSLYLRPFMFASEVFLGVRPSQHVTYSVIASPAGAYFRAGLKPVDIWLSETFTRAGAGGTGAAKCGGNYAASLLPQQEAFAHGCEQVAFLDSVENRWVEELGGMNLYFVQADGSIVTPELTGSILEGITRDSIMTLARDLGHEVVERKVGIDEWRDGVASGQITEVFACGTAAVVTPVGRLAWAGGEVDSAQGEIGKVTAELRAALVDIQYGRAEDRHGWMTQLV, encoded by the coding sequence ATGACCACTCCGTCCTCCAGCACCGGGCCGTTCGCCAGCACGTTCACCTCGAACTCCGCTGCGCGCACGGACGCCGAGCGGTCGGCGGTCCTCGCCGATCCCGGGTTCGGCAACCACTTCACCGACCACATGTTCCTCGCCGAGTGGACTCCGGACGCCGGCTGGCAGGACGGCCGGGTCGTCCCGTACGGCCCGCTCCTGCTGGACCCGGCCACCGCGGTCCTGCACTATGCGCAGGAGATCTTCGAGGGGCTGAAGGCCTACGCCCACGCGGACGGCTCCGTGTGGGGCTTCCGTCCCGAGGCGAACGCCGCGCGGCTGGCCCGCTCGGCCCATCGACTCGCGCTGCCTGAGCTGCCCGAGGACTGGTTCCTCGGTTCCATCCGCGAGCTCGTCACGGCCGACCGCGCCTGGGTGCCGACCGGCGAGGAGCGCAGCCTCTACCTGCGTCCCTTCATGTTCGCCTCGGAGGTCTTCCTCGGGGTGCGGCCGTCGCAGCACGTGACCTACTCGGTCATCGCCTCGCCTGCCGGGGCGTACTTCAGGGCGGGCCTCAAGCCGGTCGACATCTGGCTCTCGGAGACCTTCACGCGCGCGGGTGCCGGCGGCACCGGCGCGGCCAAGTGCGGGGGCAACTACGCCGCCAGCCTGCTGCCGCAGCAGGAGGCCTTCGCCCACGGCTGCGAGCAGGTCGCCTTCCTGGACTCGGTGGAGAACCGGTGGGTCGAGGAGCTCGGCGGCATGAACCTCTACTTCGTGCAGGCCGACGGCTCGATCGTCACCCCCGAGCTGACCGGCTCGATCCTCGAGGGCATCACGCGGGACTCGATCATGACGCTCGCCCGCGACCTCGGCCACGAGGTCGTCGAGCGCAAGGTCGGGATCGACGAGTGGCGCGACGGGGTGGCGAGCGGCCAGATCACCGAGGTGTTCGCGTGCGGCACCGCCGCCGTGGTCACCCCGGTCGGCCGGCTGGCCTGGGCCGGTGGCGAGGTCGACAGCGCCCAGGGCGAGATCGGCAAGGTCACCGCCGAGCTGCGTGCAGCCCTGGTCGACATCCAGTACGGCCGGGCCGAGGACCGCCACGGCTGGATGACCCAGCTCGTCTGA
- a CDS encoding DUF222 domain-containing protein — protein MSSNRPGLEDLSGIARDRAMAEACEWLAMLDYRDGELDRIEASDASPMRKVIERSTIAVEIGLHLNLSEGQVIDRLAAGDRLRCQTPRVWLMFQRGVLDAARVREISLAVRRLERPESSDRLDTQVVSYAATHTLTELRSWLRRFVSRVEADLAVERANAERELRHVDVVQADDAMAWLNAYLPAHEAAAIATRLRKAAKAARAAGDERTQAQLQAELLTEWTLTAEESQTARGRGLAIDIAVTLDAKVAAGAEPGHAEAADGSWEVPAEWLLDSAVEGDALWHRLLIEPITGNTLAHSCSCLSQPSATGRAKPACRAVASSSELRVEREERARPGTTENPGPTDPRRATTSIPAAAETMPARAMA, from the coding sequence ATGAGCAGCAACCGGCCGGGTCTGGAGGACCTGAGTGGCATCGCGCGTGACCGCGCGATGGCCGAGGCCTGCGAGTGGCTGGCGATGCTCGACTACCGCGACGGCGAGCTCGACCGCATCGAGGCCTCCGACGCCAGCCCGATGCGCAAGGTCATCGAACGGTCCACCATCGCGGTCGAGATCGGGCTGCACCTCAACCTCTCCGAGGGCCAGGTCATCGATCGACTCGCCGCCGGCGACCGGCTGCGCTGCCAGACACCACGGGTCTGGTTGATGTTCCAGCGCGGGGTCCTCGACGCCGCCCGCGTGCGTGAGATCTCCCTGGCCGTGCGCCGACTCGAGCGCCCCGAGTCCTCCGACCGTCTCGACACCCAGGTCGTGTCCTACGCGGCCACGCACACGCTCACCGAGCTGCGCTCCTGGCTGCGCCGGTTCGTCTCACGGGTCGAGGCCGACCTGGCCGTCGAGCGCGCCAACGCCGAACGCGAGCTGCGGCACGTCGACGTCGTGCAGGCCGACGACGCCATGGCCTGGCTCAACGCCTACCTCCCCGCCCACGAAGCAGCCGCGATCGCCACCCGGCTGCGCAAGGCCGCGAAGGCCGCCCGCGCCGCCGGTGACGAACGCACCCAGGCCCAGCTCCAGGCCGAGCTGCTCACCGAATGGACCCTCACCGCTGAGGAGTCCCAGACCGCCCGCGGCCGAGGGCTCGCGATCGACATCGCCGTCACCCTCGACGCGAAGGTCGCCGCCGGCGCCGAGCCCGGTCACGCCGAAGCGGCCGACGGGTCCTGGGAGGTCCCTGCCGAGTGGCTGCTCGACTCGGCCGTCGAGGGCGACGCCCTCTGGCACCGATTGCTGATCGAACCGATCACCGGCAACACGCTGGCCCACTCGTGCAGCTGCCTCAGCCAACCCTCAGCCACGGGGCGGGCGAAGCCCGCCTGCCGGGCCGTGGCGAGCTCCAGCGAGCTACGGGTTGAGCGCGAGGAACGAGCGCGGCCCGGCACCACCGAGAACCCTGGCCCGACGGACCCACGTCGGGCGACAACCTCGATCCCCGCTGCCGCGGAGACCATGCCCGCAAGGGCCATGGCGTGA
- a CDS encoding 3-methyladenine DNA glycosylase, which translates to MIVLSREEWSPRAQAHRERAEHWTVPHLRRRASGEDHPVEDFLFEYYNFSPGALARWHPGLGVGLVDSPDHAALGAYETEDGVSRVDPGRLERRLPGLRWTHALLSRTRDAEPRWSCFGLHEWAMVHGAAQQRRHGDQPLRLGAAGTDEVVRSHTLQCTHVDAFRFFTPEAAPLNAHQPTRDDQLQLEQPGCVHVTMDLYRLAFRLVPFIEPTVVLDTFELALDARQVDMRASPYDVTDLGLEPIPVETADGKAAYVQEQRRLAGLAQPLRERLLGAVGELLDHGSAPSGA; encoded by the coding sequence GTGATCGTCCTCTCTCGGGAGGAGTGGTCTCCACGCGCGCAGGCCCATCGCGAGCGCGCCGAGCACTGGACCGTCCCACACCTGCGCCGCCGGGCCTCGGGCGAGGACCACCCCGTCGAGGACTTCCTGTTCGAGTACTACAACTTCTCCCCCGGCGCGCTCGCACGCTGGCACCCCGGCCTCGGCGTGGGGCTCGTCGATTCACCCGACCACGCGGCACTCGGTGCCTACGAGACCGAGGACGGCGTGTCCCGAGTCGATCCGGGGCGCCTGGAGCGGCGTCTGCCCGGCCTGCGATGGACCCATGCGCTCCTGTCGCGCACCCGCGACGCCGAGCCGCGGTGGAGCTGCTTCGGCCTGCACGAGTGGGCCATGGTGCACGGCGCGGCTCAGCAGCGTCGCCACGGCGACCAGCCCCTCCGACTCGGCGCGGCCGGCACCGACGAGGTCGTCCGGTCGCACACGCTGCAGTGCACGCACGTCGACGCGTTCCGGTTCTTCACGCCCGAGGCAGCCCCACTCAACGCCCACCAGCCGACCCGCGACGACCAGCTGCAACTCGAGCAGCCCGGCTGCGTGCACGTCACGATGGACCTGTACCGATTGGCCTTCCGTCTCGTGCCGTTCATCGAGCCCACGGTCGTCCTCGACACCTTCGAGCTCGCGCTCGACGCCCGCCAGGTCGACATGCGGGCGTCGCCCTACGACGTCACCGACCTCGGCCTCGAGCCCATTCCGGTCGAGACGGCCGACGGCAAGGCGGCCTACGTGCAGGAGCAGCGCCGCCTCGCCGGGCTGGCGCAGCCGCTCAGGGAGCGGCTGCTGGGCGCTGTCGGCGAGCTGCTGGACCACGGTTCAGCGCCGTCCGGAGCCTGA
- a CDS encoding metal ABC transporter substrate-binding protein: protein MRRATLIAPALLLSPLLVACGAGGGDGGPTVVTSAYPFQFLVERVAGEHYTVENLTRPGGEPHDLELTPRQVADVQGSDLVVYVDAFQTAVDEAVEQADREDGTTLDLASVVDLIESEDGGHDHEGHDHAEGEEHAEDEEHAEDEEGHEGHDHGGVDPHFWLDPHRMELAARAIGDRMAEVDPEHSDDYTANADALVTELQDLDADYTVGLQTCELRTIVTAHAAFAYLADAYDLVQVPIAGLEPSAEPSSAQLAEISDLVTSQGITTVFTEQLVDPAVAETVASTTGATTAILDPIEGLSDATADEDYLSLMRSNLDAIREANRCQ, encoded by the coding sequence ATGCGCCGTGCCACCCTGATCGCCCCTGCCCTCCTGCTCTCCCCCCTCCTCGTCGCGTGCGGCGCCGGGGGTGGCGACGGCGGGCCCACCGTGGTGACCTCGGCCTACCCGTTCCAGTTCCTCGTCGAGCGGGTCGCCGGCGAGCACTACACGGTCGAGAACCTGACGCGTCCCGGCGGCGAGCCGCACGACCTCGAGCTGACGCCCCGACAGGTCGCCGACGTGCAGGGCTCGGACCTGGTCGTCTACGTCGACGCGTTCCAGACCGCGGTGGACGAGGCCGTGGAGCAGGCCGACCGCGAGGACGGCACCACGCTGGACCTCGCGAGCGTCGTCGACCTCATCGAGTCCGAGGACGGAGGCCACGACCACGAGGGCCACGACCACGCCGAAGGTGAGGAGCACGCCGAGGACGAGGAGCACGCCGAGGACGAGGAGGGCCACGAGGGCCACGACCACGGCGGCGTCGACCCGCACTTCTGGCTCGACCCGCACCGCATGGAGCTCGCCGCCCGGGCGATCGGCGACCGGATGGCCGAGGTCGACCCCGAGCACTCCGACGACTACACCGCCAACGCCGATGCCCTGGTGACCGAGCTCCAGGACCTCGACGCGGACTACACGGTCGGCCTGCAGACCTGCGAGCTCCGCACCATCGTCACGGCCCATGCGGCGTTCGCCTACCTGGCCGACGCGTACGACCTCGTCCAGGTGCCGATCGCCGGCCTCGAGCCGAGCGCCGAACCGTCCTCGGCCCAGCTCGCCGAGATCAGTGACCTCGTGACCTCCCAGGGCATCACCACGGTCTTCACCGAGCAGCTCGTGGACCCGGCCGTGGCCGAGACCGTCGCGAGCACGACGGGCGCCACGACGGCTATCCTCGACCCGATCGAGGGTCTCAGCGACGCCACCGCGGACGAGGACTACCTGTCCCTGATGCGGAGCAACCTCGACGCGATCCGGGAGGCCAACAGGTGCCAGTGA
- a CDS encoding metal ABC transporter permease has protein sequence MLELLNYDFMQRALLAALITGITAPAIGTFLVQRRLALLGDGIGHVALTGVAAGLLTGTAPLLTAVIAATLGALAIELMRTYAKTSGDVALAMLFYGGLAAGVLLINLAGDSASTLNSYLFGSIVTVTSDDLVVVGVLGALVLAVVVAATPQLFAVCQDEEHARVSGVPVRLYGILIAVLAAVTITVAMRTVGLLLVSALMVVPVAAAQQVARSFRGTHLLAMLLGLVAAIGGVVASFEIDTQPGPTIVLTAMLCFAVLAAARGVMTLSRRWKRRPLQLG, from the coding sequence ATGCTGGAGCTGTTGAACTACGACTTCATGCAGCGAGCCCTGCTCGCGGCGCTCATCACCGGCATCACGGCGCCGGCGATCGGCACGTTCCTGGTGCAGCGCCGTCTGGCGCTCCTGGGCGACGGCATCGGCCACGTGGCGCTCACCGGCGTCGCGGCCGGGCTGCTCACGGGCACCGCACCGCTGCTCACCGCGGTCATCGCCGCCACGCTCGGAGCCCTAGCGATCGAGCTCATGCGCACCTACGCCAAGACCTCGGGCGACGTCGCGCTCGCGATGCTGTTCTACGGCGGCCTCGCCGCGGGCGTCCTGCTGATCAACCTCGCCGGCGACAGTGCCTCGACCCTCAACAGCTATCTCTTCGGCTCGATCGTCACCGTGACCTCCGACGACCTGGTCGTCGTGGGGGTCCTCGGGGCCCTGGTGCTGGCGGTGGTGGTCGCGGCCACGCCGCAGCTGTTCGCGGTGTGCCAGGACGAGGAGCACGCCCGGGTCAGCGGTGTGCCGGTGCGCCTGTACGGGATCCTCATCGCGGTGCTGGCCGCCGTCACCATCACGGTCGCGATGCGCACCGTCGGGCTGCTGCTCGTGTCGGCGCTCATGGTCGTTCCCGTGGCGGCCGCCCAGCAGGTCGCCCGGAGCTTCCGGGGCACGCACCTGCTCGCGATGCTGCTCGGACTCGTCGCGGCGATCGGCGGGGTCGTGGCGAGCTTCGAGATCGACACCCAGCCGGGCCCCACGATCGTCCTCACCGCGATGCTGTGCTTCGCCGTGCTGGCGGCGGCGCGCGGGGTCATGACGCTCAGCCGACGCTGGAAGAGGCGCCCACTACAGTTGGGCTGA